In Miscanthus floridulus cultivar M001 chromosome 5, ASM1932011v1, whole genome shotgun sequence, one genomic interval encodes:
- the LOC136455202 gene encoding uncharacterized protein, whose protein sequence is MDIMAQAVTGLAHGGHGGNGGNGGGARRPEEQSSYQDFLKTHPPMFTPSDEPLEAEHWLRTLEQKFWLLGVTDEQKVYFAAQQLLGSVGAWWETFRATEQPDHPATWREFSTAFREFFIPAGVINQKVTKFLELRQGNRTVMEYVNKFNHLAQYAGIHVDSDDKKKDHFFHGLAPILQEKLYTANYQTFGALMNAAIAMEGFQRESQADWKRKRVATGSSSHPHTQKIHVVRRGSYQPSSGPSFRQPQQTSQASSTQYRAPPQ, encoded by the coding sequence atggacattATGGCACAGGCTGTCACGGGCCTCGCCCacggaggccacgggggcaacggtgggaatgggggtggtgcccgtcgcccTGAGGaacagtcctcttaccaggacttcctcaagactcacccacccatgttcacgccgTCTGACGAGCCCCtagaggcggagcactggcttcgcacccTGGAGCAGAAATTTTGGCTGCTCGGAGTGACCGACGAGCAGAAGGTGTACTTTGCAGCGCAACAGCTTTTGGGGTCCGTAGGTGCATGGTGGGAAACCTTCCGTGCCACAGAGCAGCCAGATCATCCGGCAACATGGCGGGAGTTCTCCACCGCTTTccgagagttctttatccctgctggtgtcatcaaccagaaggtgaccAAGTTCCTGGAGCTGCGCCAGGGGAACAGGAcagtgatggaatatgtgaacaagttcaatcacttggctcAATATGCTGGCATCCATGTGGActctgatgacaagaagaaggaccacTTCTTTCACGGTCTCGCTCCCATCCTTCAAGAGAAGCTATATACGgcaaactatcagacctttggagcactgatgaatgccgccattgccatggagggttttcagcgggagtctcaggctgattggaagaggaagcgggtggccacagggtcttctagccaccctcacacacAGAAGATACATGTTGTCCGGCGGGGGTCCTATCAACCATCTAGCGGGCCTTCGTTCCGGCAACCCCAGCAGACTTCGCAAGCTTCCTCtactcagtaccgtgcacctcCACAGTAG